Proteins co-encoded in one Leucobacter exalbidus genomic window:
- a CDS encoding lipase family protein — protein sequence MTEPAAPQHTPSPQNEPQNEPQNEPQSSPQTGGPQRSPRATLKQRALHTALRFALPARLVLVAAALAVGALLILAPLSVHRIAIVTGAGLVIAGAVSLIRADASARLARWAAGLIIVLGVVMALWPVAGAPWLAILVGTALVVHGAVSAVEAIRGRRGTQVDARLAGVLSAVATLLIGAIAFAWPVLTLSLFRYGVGAWFVFLGLQLLLAVVLRRAPHAQGPAGAAGTPGRVARWSRTIAAALALLLAAGATYGSGLLLGGSALPEPGEFYTAPADVPKTPGQLIRVEPLTMGVPKGAQAWKMLYTTTNPDGSAAVSSGTVMAPAQPGAAPLPLISVAHGTTGVAAKCAPSLSATPFIDGAGTALTEMVTQHGYAAVTSDYIGLGTSGTHPYLVGDAEARNVLDASLAAQQIEGLSLSTETVAWGHSQGGQGALWVGQIAEDYAPELTLLGVAAFAPAADLYGLADADKNEAAGKTVSAYIAATWDHLFPELELSKHLTPGSARGVAKIQNLCFNGNDVIAAILHGTQVPNQVFPDRLLAGVFGDKLKQQTPVGPFATPVLVAQGLADPLVKPPMQRDWVAARCASGDQLDYRTYPGLDHNSLVAADSPLTPQLVEWTLDRFAGQTPTPNCADLPE from the coding sequence TTGACTGAGCCAGCAGCACCGCAGCACACGCCATCACCGCAGAACGAGCCGCAGAACGAGCCGCAGAACGAGCCGCAGAGTTCGCCGCAGACCGGTGGGCCGCAGCGTTCACCGCGTGCGACGCTGAAACAGCGTGCCCTGCACACCGCGCTGCGCTTTGCGCTGCCGGCTCGCCTGGTGCTCGTGGCCGCCGCATTGGCTGTTGGCGCGCTACTGATTCTCGCCCCGCTTTCGGTGCACCGCATCGCAATCGTCACCGGTGCCGGCCTCGTCATCGCGGGGGCGGTGAGCCTCATCCGCGCCGATGCCAGCGCCCGCCTCGCACGCTGGGCCGCCGGGCTGATCATTGTGCTCGGCGTGGTGATGGCGCTGTGGCCGGTGGCGGGCGCCCCGTGGCTCGCGATTTTGGTGGGGACGGCGCTCGTGGTGCACGGCGCGGTCTCGGCAGTTGAGGCAATACGCGGTCGCCGCGGCACACAGGTAGACGCGCGCTTGGCCGGCGTGCTGAGCGCGGTCGCGACCCTGCTCATTGGTGCGATCGCGTTTGCGTGGCCCGTGCTCACCCTCAGCCTGTTTCGGTATGGCGTGGGCGCTTGGTTCGTGTTTCTCGGGCTGCAGCTGTTGCTCGCCGTGGTGCTGCGGCGAGCGCCACATGCGCAGGGACCAGCCGGTGCGGCGGGCACCCCCGGCCGGGTGGCGCGCTGGTCACGCACGATCGCTGCGGCGCTCGCGCTGTTGCTCGCGGCCGGGGCCACCTACGGCAGCGGCCTACTACTGGGTGGTTCGGCGTTACCCGAGCCCGGTGAGTTCTACACCGCCCCGGCCGACGTACCCAAGACGCCCGGGCAGCTGATTCGCGTGGAGCCGCTCACGATGGGGGTGCCCAAGGGCGCGCAGGCGTGGAAGATGCTGTACACGACGACGAACCCCGATGGTTCTGCCGCGGTCTCGAGCGGCACGGTAATGGCGCCCGCGCAACCTGGCGCAGCGCCCCTCCCGTTGATCTCGGTCGCCCACGGCACCACCGGGGTCGCTGCGAAGTGCGCCCCGTCGCTCAGTGCTACACCGTTCATTGACGGCGCGGGGACGGCACTGACCGAAATGGTGACCCAGCACGGGTATGCCGCCGTCACATCCGACTACATCGGGCTCGGCACGAGCGGCACCCACCCCTACTTGGTGGGCGATGCCGAAGCCCGCAACGTGCTTGATGCGTCACTGGCGGCCCAGCAGATCGAGGGGCTCTCGCTGTCGACCGAGACGGTCGCGTGGGGCCATTCCCAGGGCGGCCAGGGCGCGCTGTGGGTCGGGCAGATTGCCGAGGACTATGCCCCCGAGCTCACACTGCTGGGGGTGGCTGCGTTTGCGCCCGCGGCCGATCTGTATGGCCTCGCCGATGCCGACAAGAACGAGGCAGCGGGCAAAACCGTGTCTGCCTACATTGCCGCCACGTGGGATCATCTGTTCCCCGAGCTTGAGCTCAGCAAGCATCTCACCCCGGGTTCGGCCAGGGGCGTCGCAAAGATTCAGAATCTCTGCTTCAACGGCAACGACGTCATCGCCGCCATTCTGCACGGCACCCAGGTACCCAACCAGGTATTCCCCGACCGTCTGCTCGCGGGAGTCTTCGGCGACAAGCTGAAACAGCAGACCCCCGTTGGCCCGTTCGCTACCCCCGTGCTGGTCGCGCAGGGTCTCGCTGATCCGCTCGTGAAGCCGCCGATGCAGCGGGACTGGGTGGCCGCGCGCTGCGCATCAGGCGATCAGCTCGATTACCGCACCTACCCGGGTCTCGACCACAACTCGCTCGTCGCGGCTGATTCTCCGCTCACCCCGCAGCTGGTGGAGTGGACGCTTGATCGGTTTGCCGGCCAGACACCCACCCCTAACTGCGCCGACCTGCCCGAGTAA